From the genome of Dehalococcoidales bacterium, one region includes:
- the lepB gene encoding signal peptidase I has product MRTFFRDILTTLIIASVIFFGLQNTIQSFIVDGPSMNYSFHDGERILVNKLIYKFHEPQRGDVIILEAPQEYGSSSTPFIKRIIGLPGETVEVKDGIVYIRQANGKSLTLDEPYITLNTRRDFKGETLAENEYFVMGDNRNNSDDSRHFGGIERQSIIGKAWLSIWPPQYWGLVNSYPVAKSTGNLTSNK; this is encoded by the coding sequence ATGAGAACCTTTTTCCGTGATATTCTGACTACACTGATAATAGCCTCAGTAATCTTCTTCGGATTACAGAATACGATACAGAGCTTTATCGTTGATGGCCCCAGCATGAACTATAGTTTTCATGACGGAGAGCGGATACTGGTCAATAAGCTCATCTATAAATTCCACGAACCGCAGAGAGGGGACGTAATCATTCTGGAAGCGCCTCAGGAGTACGGCTCAAGTTCCACTCCTTTCATTAAGCGCATCATCGGCTTGCCCGGAGAAACAGTCGAGGTAAAAGATGGCATAGTCTATATTCGTCAGGCAAACGGCAAATCACTGACTCTGGACGAACCGTACATTACCCTGAATACGAGGAGAGATTTCAAGGGAGAGACGCTTGCCGAAAATGAGTACTTTGTCATGGGTGATAACCGCAACAACAGCGATGATTCACGCCATTTTGGAGGAATAGAGCGCCAGAGTATAATAGGTAAAGCCTGGCTATCAATCTGGCCGCCCCAGTACTGGGGATTGGTCAACAGCTATCCTGTAGCCAAATCAACCGGCAACCTCACCAGCAATAAATAA
- the ribD gene encoding bifunctional diaminohydroxyphosphoribosylaminopyrimidine deaminase/5-amino-6-(5-phosphoribosylamino)uracil reductase RibD — protein MDYMKQALSLAKLALGQASPNPAVGAVLVKDGEIVGQGYTQPPGSWHAEIMALRQAGEKARCSVLYVTLEPCCHYGRTPPCTDAIVSAGVSEVHAAMIDPNSLVSGQGIEALERKDIRVFVGEHEDEAREINEAYVKFITTGMPFVTVKYAVSLDGKIATRSGDSAWISGRESRKYVHCLRYVVDAIMTGANTVIADNPHLTCRCGDKGGRVRKQPLRVIVDGRGRTPTTAQIFNEPGGVLLALGESVDPDKKQIWTQVGAELLELPLKDGSLDLTSLLKALGERGITSVLVEGGGILLGSLFDSRLVDKVIAFIAPIIIGGEGARTPVAGAGIDKVFDALKLERTSVEKYGDDLMISGYVKS, from the coding sequence ATGGACTATATGAAACAGGCGCTTTCCCTGGCTAAACTGGCTTTAGGTCAAGCCAGCCCTAATCCGGCGGTAGGGGCGGTGCTGGTTAAAGACGGTGAGATTGTAGGGCAGGGTTACACGCAACCACCGGGCTCCTGGCATGCTGAGATAATGGCTTTGCGGCAGGCAGGGGAAAAAGCCCGCTGTAGCGTCCTGTACGTTACTTTAGAGCCGTGCTGTCACTACGGGCGTACTCCACCATGCACCGACGCAATTGTTTCAGCCGGCGTCTCTGAGGTTCATGCGGCCATGATTGACCCGAACTCACTGGTGTCGGGTCAGGGAATAGAGGCGCTGGAAAGAAAGGACATCAGGGTATTTGTGGGTGAGCATGAGGATGAGGCCAGGGAGATTAATGAGGCCTATGTCAAGTTCATTACCACAGGGATGCCCTTTGTCACCGTGAAATATGCCGTGAGCCTGGATGGGAAAATCGCTACAAGAAGCGGTGACTCGGCGTGGATTAGCGGACGTGAATCAAGGAAATATGTGCATTGCTTGCGCTATGTCGTTGACGCTATTATGACCGGGGCTAATACCGTTATCGCTGATAACCCGCACCTGACTTGCCGCTGTGGCGACAAAGGAGGAAGGGTGAGGAAGCAGCCGCTGCGAGTGATTGTCGATGGCAGGGGACGCACGCCGACAACCGCCCAGATATTTAATGAGCCGGGCGGGGTTCTGCTGGCGCTGGGTGAGTCTGTTGACCCTGATAAGAAACAAATCTGGACCCAGGTTGGCGCTGAATTGCTGGAATTACCCTTGAAGGACGGTTCCCTGGATTTGACCAGCTTACTTAAAGCCCTGGGTGAGCGTGGAATCACCAGCGTACTGGTGGAAGGCGGGGGCATATTGCTCGGCTCTCTGTTTGACAGCAGGCTGGTGGACAAGGTGATCGCTTTCATCGCTCCCATTATTATCGGCGGGGAAGGTGCCAGGACGCCGGTGGCTGGGGCAGGTATTGATAAAGTATTTGATGCTCTTAAGCTGGAGCGCACCAGCGTTGAAAAATATGGCGACGATTTGATGATTAGCGGCTATGTGAAGAGTTGA
- a CDS encoding riboflavin synthase yields MFTGIIEEVGRVISVRSGSLVIVADGALRDTKPGDSMAVNGVCLTITSLTADTFAADIMLETARRSNLGLLAAGDRVNLERALALGGRLGGHLVQGHVDATGELASIRRDGEALLIGFKATNEVMSYVVEKGFIAVDGISLTVVARDAASFQVSVVDFTYRHTNLGGRRVGAMVNLEVDIIAKYVEQLAQTRSNGITVDYLREHGFLVN; encoded by the coding sequence ATGTTTACCGGAATTATTGAGGAAGTGGGGAGGGTTATCTCAGTCCGTTCGGGTAGTCTGGTTATTGTCGCGGATGGCGCTCTCCGGGATACGAAGCCTGGTGACAGTATGGCAGTCAATGGCGTATGCCTGACCATTACCAGCCTGACGGCGGATACCTTTGCGGCTGACATAATGTTAGAGACGGCAAGACGGTCTAATCTGGGTCTTCTGGCGGCGGGTGACAGAGTGAATCTGGAGCGCGCCCTGGCTTTGGGAGGACGTTTGGGCGGGCACCTGGTTCAGGGTCATGTGGATGCTACCGGGGAGCTGGCTTCTATCCGGCGGGACGGTGAGGCGCTGCTCATCGGCTTTAAGGCTACTAACGAGGTGATGAGCTACGTGGTGGAGAAGGGTTTTATCGCGGTGGATGGTATCAGCCTGACGGTGGTGGCCAGAGACGCCGCTTCATTTCAGGTTTCGGTGGTTGATTTTACCTACCGGCATACCAATCTGGGTGGCCGGCGGGTAGGGGCTATGGTGAACCTGGAGGTTGATATAATCGCCAAATACGTGGAGCAGCTTGCGCAAACTCGCAGTAACGGGATAACGGTTGATTACCTGCGGGAGCACGGCTTCCTGGTCAACTGA
- a CDS encoding bifunctional 3,4-dihydroxy-2-butanone-4-phosphate synthase/GTP cyclohydrolase II, with translation MGLSSIPEAIEDIKTGKFLIIVDDEDRENEGDLAIAAERITPEAINFMAVYARGLICLPVTAERLDELRIPLMVRDNTSKHSTAFTVSVEARHKVSTGISAADRAETVRVMIDPSTRPEDLVQPGHMFPLRARDGGVLVRAGHTEAIVDLAKIAGLYPAGVICEIMNEDGTMARLPQLEAMAERFGLRIISVADLIAYRSRHEKLVHRVAEAKLPTKYGDFTSLAYKSDIDSDEHMVLVMGDISSGEPVLVRVHSECLTGDVFGSLRCDCGEQVALALQSIAAEGRGVLLYMRQEGRGIGFHNKLRAYALQDTGLDTVEANLSLGFEPDLRDYGIGAQILADMGLSEIRMMTNNPKKVIGLEGYGLKVVEIVPIIVPPNPHNLRYLKTKQSKLGHLLKLPGVDE, from the coding sequence ATGGGTCTATCAAGTATTCCTGAGGCTATTGAAGATATAAAGACAGGCAAGTTCCTCATCATCGTCGATGATGAGGACAGGGAGAATGAAGGCGACCTGGCGATAGCGGCGGAAAGGATCACTCCTGAAGCGATTAACTTCATGGCCGTCTACGCCCGGGGATTGATTTGCCTGCCTGTCACCGCGGAGAGACTTGATGAACTGAGGATTCCGCTGATGGTGCGGGATAATACTTCAAAACATTCCACCGCTTTTACCGTTTCTGTTGAAGCCAGGCACAAGGTGAGTACCGGTATTTCAGCGGCGGATAGAGCGGAAACGGTAAGAGTGATGATTGACCCGTCGACCAGGCCTGAAGATTTGGTCCAGCCGGGACACATGTTTCCGTTGCGGGCCAGGGATGGCGGCGTTCTGGTGCGGGCAGGGCATACCGAGGCTATCGTTGACCTGGCTAAAATAGCCGGGCTCTATCCGGCCGGAGTCATCTGTGAGATTATGAATGAAGATGGCACTATGGCGCGGCTGCCGCAACTGGAGGCGATGGCGGAGAGATTTGGACTTAGGATTATCAGTGTGGCTGACCTTATCGCTTATCGCTCGCGCCATGAGAAGCTGGTGCACCGGGTGGCTGAGGCGAAATTGCCGACGAAATACGGCGACTTTACCTCTCTTGCCTATAAGAGTGATATTGACTCCGATGAGCACATGGTACTGGTGATGGGGGATATTTCCAGCGGTGAACCGGTACTGGTCCGGGTACATAGCGAGTGTCTTACCGGCGACGTGTTTGGCAGCCTGCGCTGTGATTGCGGGGAGCAGGTTGCCCTGGCTTTGCAGAGCATCGCTGCGGAGGGACGGGGCGTTCTACTCTATATGAGACAGGAGGGGCGGGGTATCGGCTTTCACAATAAGCTTCGTGCTTATGCGCTGCAGGATACGGGACTGGATACCGTGGAGGCTAACCTTTCCCTGGGCTTTGAGCCGGACCTGCGGGACTACGGGATTGGTGCCCAAATACTGGCTGACATGGGCTTGAGTGAGATCAGAATGATGACCAACAATCCTAAAAAGGTGATTGGCCTGGAGGGCTATGGTCTGAAGGTGGTCGAAATCGTGCCGATAATTGTCCCTCCTAATCCGCATAATCTACGTTACCTCAAGACGAAACAGAGTAAGCTCGGTCATCTTTTGAAGCTACCCGGAGTTGACGAGTAA